In the Ruminococcus sp. OA3 genome, one interval contains:
- the acpP gene encoding acyl carrier protein codes for MEYEKLQEIIADVLNVDKAEVKMDTTFVDDLCADSLDIFQIIMALEEEFDIEISNEETEKIVSVGDAVEAIRRAIG; via the coding sequence ATGGAATACGAAAAACTTCAGGAAATCATTGCTGACGTTCTGAATGTGGATAAAGCGGAAGTAAAGATGGATACAACATTTGTCGATGATCTCTGTGCGGATTCTCTGGATATTTTCCAGATCATCATGGCGTTGGAGGAAGAATTTGATATTGAGATCTCGAACGAAGAGACAGAAAAGATTGTATCTGTCGGTGATGCGGTAGAGGCAATCAGGCGCGCGATCGGATGA
- a CDS encoding acetate kinase, with protein MNVLVINCGSSSLKFQLINSDTEHVLAKGLCERIGIDGRLVYQPDGGEKEVTEAAMPTHKQAIQMVLDALMNPKTGVIKSLEEVDAVGHRVVHGGEKFASSVVINDEVMAAIEECNDLAPLHNPANLIGIRACQELMPTAPMVAVFDTAFHQTMPEKAYMYGLPYEYYEKYKVRRYGFHGTSHSFVSKHTAEFLGMDLNNSKIIVAHLGNGASISAVVNGKCVDTSMGLTPLEGLVMGTRSGDIDPAIIEFIAKKENLDLAGVMNVLNKKSGVQGLSDGLSSDFRDLEEAMEDGNKLAANALEVFCYHVAKYIGSYVAVMNGVDAIAFTAGIGENASIVREKVVSYLGYLGITLDEKANSGRGEDCVISTPDSKVKVCVIPTNEELAICRETVALV; from the coding sequence ATGAATGTATTAGTAATTAACTGCGGCAGTTCTTCACTGAAGTTCCAGCTGATCAACTCTGACACAGAACACGTTCTGGCAAAGGGACTCTGTGAGAGAATTGGAATTGACGGAAGACTGGTTTATCAGCCTGACGGCGGCGAAAAAGAAGTAACCGAGGCAGCTATGCCGACACACAAACAGGCGATACAGATGGTTCTGGATGCGCTGATGAATCCAAAGACAGGAGTTATCAAAAGCCTTGAAGAAGTCGATGCTGTCGGACATCGTGTCGTACACGGCGGTGAAAAATTTGCATCATCTGTTGTGATCAATGATGAAGTGATGGCTGCAATTGAAGAGTGCAACGATCTTGCACCGCTTCACAATCCGGCAAACCTTATCGGAATCCGCGCATGCCAGGAGCTGATGCCTACTGCACCGATGGTAGCTGTATTTGATACTGCATTCCATCAGACAATGCCGGAAAAGGCTTACATGTATGGTCTTCCATATGAATATTATGAGAAATACAAAGTGAGAAGATATGGATTCCACGGAACATCACACAGCTTTGTTTCCAAACATACGGCAGAATTTCTTGGGATGGACCTGAATAATTCCAAGATTATTGTAGCACATCTTGGTAACGGCGCATCTATCAGTGCTGTAGTAAACGGAAAATGCGTTGATACATCCATGGGACTGACACCACTTGAAGGTCTCGTGATGGGAACACGTTCCGGTGACATTGATCCGGCTATCATCGAATTCATTGCGAAGAAAGAGAATCTGGATCTGGCAGGCGTTATGAATGTGCTGAATAAGAAATCCGGCGTTCAGGGTCTTTCCGATGGACTTTCCAGCGATTTCCGTGATCTGGAAGAAGCGATGGAAGACGGCAATAAACTGGCTGCCAATGCACTGGAAGTATTCTGCTACCATGTAGCGAAATATATCGGATCTTACGTTGCTGTAATGAATGGTGTGGATGCGATCGCATTTACCGCAGGTATCGGCGAGAATGCATCTATCGTACGTGAGAAGGTCGTATCTTACCTGGGATACCTTGGAATCACACTGGATGAGAAAGCGAACTCCGGAAGAGGAGAAGACTGCGTTATTTCCACACCGGATTCCAAAGTAAAAGTATGTGTCATTCCTACGAATGAAGAGCTTGCGATCTGCAGAGAGACAGTAGCACTTGTGTAA
- a CDS encoding DUF177 domain-containing protein, which yields MRIDLTDILAREGKTEELETALEISVFKTRAGEYPIIGKSPVHLCITHNAGQVLEIAADCDAVIEIPCARCLEPVRTLFELHAVREVDMKLTDAEREEMLDDGGYIEGKTLDVDALMHNEILFDWPMQVLCSEDCKGICIKCGANLNQTSCDCDTASLDPRMAAISDIFRKFKEV from the coding sequence ATGCGAATTGATCTGACAGATATTTTAGCCCGGGAGGGGAAAACGGAAGAACTGGAAACAGCTTTGGAAATTAGTGTGTTTAAAACCAGGGCAGGAGAATATCCAATAATTGGGAAATCCCCTGTGCACCTGTGCATTACGCACAATGCCGGTCAGGTTCTGGAGATTGCTGCAGATTGCGATGCAGTGATCGAGATTCCGTGCGCCCGTTGTCTGGAGCCGGTCAGGACTTTATTTGAGCTTCACGCAGTGCGCGAAGTGGATATGAAGCTGACGGATGCGGAGCGGGAAGAAATGCTGGATGATGGCGGATATATTGAGGGGAAAACACTTGATGTGGATGCGCTGATGCATAATGAGATTTTATTCGATTGGCCGATGCAGGTACTGTGCAGTGAAGACTGTAAGGGCATCTGTATAAAATGCGGGGCTAATCTGAACCAGACATCATGCGATTGTGATACTGCCAGTCTTGACCCAAGGATGGCGGCAATCAGTGATATATTTAGAAAGTTTAAGGAGGTGTAA
- a CDS encoding DUF2284 domain-containing protein produces the protein MKQYEEMEQHCMECGAFKAKVIDTGKIPFDEELRKACEANICGHYGRNYACPPNVGAPGELIAEAKSYHKALVFQTVTEIEDSYDIEGMMDAQNRHTEVAESIEEMVRKYYEKFLRLEAGGCTRCKVCGQITGEPCRMPDKATASVEAYCMNCSQLAEVSGMKYINGVNTVTYFGMFLLPASEIDF, from the coding sequence ATGAAACAGTACGAAGAAATGGAACAGCATTGTATGGAGTGCGGTGCTTTTAAGGCGAAAGTTATCGATACAGGGAAGATTCCGTTCGATGAAGAACTTCGCAAAGCCTGTGAGGCTAATATTTGCGGGCACTATGGAAGGAATTATGCCTGCCCTCCGAATGTGGGGGCGCCCGGAGAGCTGATCGCTGAGGCGAAATCTTACCATAAGGCTCTGGTTTTTCAGACAGTTACAGAAATTGAGGATTCCTATGATATCGAGGGGATGATGGATGCGCAGAACCGCCACACGGAGGTTGCAGAATCCATAGAAGAGATGGTCAGGAAGTACTATGAGAAATTTCTGAGACTGGAGGCGGGCGGCTGCACACGGTGTAAAGTCTGCGGACAAATTACAGGGGAGCCATGCAGAATGCCGGATAAAGCAACTGCATCGGTAGAAGCTTACTGCATGAACTGTTCGCAGCTTGCAGAAGTAAGTGGAATGAAGTATATTAATGGGGTGAATACAGTTACATACTTCGGCATGTTTTTGCTGCCGGCTTCAGAGATTGACTTTTGA
- the ilvA gene encoding threonine ammonia-lyase, with translation MEETMLTLEKFEEASEVVKQVTQETKLVYSEYFSANTGNRVYLKPENMQVTGAYKIRGAYYKISTLSDEERSKGLITASAGNHAQGVAYAAKKFGVKAVIVMPTTTPLIKVERTKSYGAEVVLEGDVYDEACEHAYKLAEEHGYTFIHPFDDPAVATGQGTIAMEIVKELPLVDYILVPIGGGGLATGVSTLAKLLNPNIRVIGVEPAGANCMQASLEKGEVTTLPHIDTIADGTAVKTPGEVIFPYIQKNLDDIITVEDEELIVSFLDMVENHKMIVENSGLLTVAALKHLNMKNKKIVSILSGGNMDVITMSSVVQNGLIQRDRIFTISVLLPDKPGELVRVSQVIAEEQGNVIRLDHNQFFSTNRNAAVELKITLEAFGTQHKGQIVRALEEHGYRPKLIRPNL, from the coding sequence ATGGAGGAGACTATGTTAACGTTAGAAAAATTTGAGGAAGCATCAGAAGTCGTAAAACAAGTGACACAGGAGACGAAACTGGTCTACAGTGAGTATTTCAGTGCCAATACCGGTAACAGGGTTTATTTAAAACCGGAAAATATGCAGGTCACCGGGGCATACAAGATCAGAGGGGCTTACTATAAGATCAGCACGCTTAGCGATGAGGAGCGTTCCAAGGGGCTGATTACGGCGTCTGCCGGCAACCATGCGCAGGGAGTGGCGTACGCGGCGAAGAAATTTGGTGTAAAGGCAGTGATCGTGATGCCGACGACGACTCCTCTTATCAAGGTAGAGCGCACGAAGAGCTATGGAGCTGAAGTCGTGCTGGAAGGCGATGTCTATGATGAGGCATGCGAACATGCATATAAACTGGCGGAGGAACACGGCTATACCTTCATTCACCCGTTCGATGATCCTGCGGTGGCTACCGGTCAGGGAACAATTGCAATGGAGATCGTGAAAGAGCTGCCTCTGGTGGACTACATCCTGGTTCCGATCGGAGGAGGAGGCCTTGCGACGGGGGTCTCCACACTTGCGAAACTTCTGAATCCGAATATCAGGGTGATCGGAGTAGAACCGGCAGGTGCAAACTGTATGCAGGCATCCCTGGAAAAAGGGGAAGTCACAACACTTCCGCACATCGATACGATCGCCGACGGTACGGCAGTAAAGACGCCGGGGGAAGTTATTTTCCCGTATATCCAGAAGAACCTGGACGATATCATCACGGTGGAGGACGAGGAACTGATCGTGTCCTTCCTGGATATGGTGGAAAACCATAAGATGATCGTGGAGAATTCAGGTCTGCTGACTGTTGCGGCGCTGAAGCATCTGAATATGAAAAACAAAAAAATCGTCTCCATCTTAAGCGGCGGCAATATGGATGTGATCACCATGTCATCCGTTGTGCAGAATGGTCTGATCCAGAGAGACCGTATCTTTACGATCTCCGTACTGCTTCCGGATAAACCGGGTGAACTCGTCAGGGTATCGCAGGTGATCGCTGAGGAGCAGGGAAATGTTATCCGTCTTGATCATAATCAGTTTTTCAGTACGAACCGGAACGCGGCTGTTGAGCTGAAGATCACGCTGGAAGCATTCGGAACCCAGCACAAAGGACAGATTGTCCGGGCGCTTGAGGAGCACGGATACCGCCCGAAGCTGATCCGTCCGAATCTGTAA
- the rnc gene encoding ribonuclease III produces the protein MKTEKQQCNLETKLDYQFKNRKLLEMALRHSSYTNEHRMPRVECNERLEFLGDAVLELVSSEFLYQTYPDYPEGELTKFRASLVCEPTLAYDARQICLGEYLLLGKGEDNSGGRRRDSIVSDALEAIIGAIYLDGGLECAKTFIIRHVLNDIQHKQLFYDSKTILQEIVQGSMQGDIVYQLVGEDGPDHDKTFTTEVQVNGQMLGTGKGRTKKAAEQAAAYHAICELKKKQVSHVFKEH, from the coding sequence ATGAAGACGGAAAAACAACAATGTAATTTGGAAACAAAACTGGATTATCAATTTAAGAACCGGAAGCTTCTGGAAATGGCGCTCCGCCACAGTTCGTACACAAACGAGCACCGGATGCCGAGGGTGGAGTGCAATGAGCGTCTGGAATTTTTAGGGGATGCGGTGCTGGAACTTGTCTCGAGCGAATTTCTTTATCAGACGTATCCTGATTATCCGGAGGGAGAACTGACAAAATTCAGGGCGAGCCTGGTGTGTGAACCGACGCTTGCATACGATGCGCGGCAGATCTGTCTGGGAGAGTATCTGCTGCTCGGAAAGGGAGAAGACAATTCAGGCGGACGCAGGAGAGATTCCATAGTATCTGATGCATTGGAGGCGATCATCGGAGCCATTTATCTTGACGGCGGGCTGGAATGTGCAAAAACATTTATTATCAGGCATGTACTGAATGATATCCAGCATAAGCAGCTGTTTTATGACAGCAAGACAATCCTGCAGGAGATCGTACAGGGAAGTATGCAGGGAGATATTGTATACCAGCTGGTGGGAGAAGACGGACCTGATCATGACAAGACATTTACAACAGAGGTACAGGTGAACGGTCAGATGCTGGGCACCGGTAAAGGACGGACAAAAAAGGCAGCGGAGCAGGCGGCCGCGTATCATGCGATCTGTGAGCTGAAGAAAAAACAGGTGAGTCATGTATTTAAAGAGCATTGA
- the plsX gene encoding phosphate acyltransferase PlsX — translation MVKVAVDAMGGDYAPEEPVKGAVEAVRADKRIFVYLTGKKDLIEKELEKYTYPKERIEVVHASEVIETAEPPVNAIRGKKDSSIVVALTLVRKGEADAFVSSGSTGAVLVGGQVLVGRIKGVERAPLAPMIPTARGASLLIDCGANVDARASHLVQFAQMGSIYMESVMGIENPRVAIVNIGAEEEKGNALVKETFPLLKDCRHINFIGSIEARDIPAGYADVIVCEAFVGNVILKLYEGVGATLISKVKEGMMTTLRSKIGALLVKPALKTTLKAFDASQYGGAPLLGLKGLVVKTHGSSKSMEFCNSILQCIQFKSENISGKIQEHIAEV, via the coding sequence TTGGTAAAGGTGGCAGTAGATGCGATGGGAGGCGATTACGCACCGGAAGAGCCGGTTAAGGGAGCTGTGGAGGCCGTCAGAGCGGATAAGCGTATCTTTGTATATCTGACAGGAAAAAAAGATCTTATTGAGAAAGAACTTGAGAAATATACTTATCCGAAAGAAAGAATTGAAGTGGTCCATGCATCTGAGGTGATTGAAACAGCAGAACCGCCGGTAAATGCGATTCGTGGAAAAAAAGATTCTTCTATTGTAGTGGCATTGACGCTGGTACGAAAAGGTGAGGCAGATGCATTCGTCTCTTCAGGCAGCACCGGTGCAGTTCTGGTTGGCGGGCAGGTACTGGTGGGCAGGATTAAGGGAGTTGAGCGTGCACCGCTTGCGCCGATGATTCCGACTGCCAGGGGTGCTTCTCTTCTGATCGACTGCGGCGCGAATGTAGATGCAAGGGCGTCTCATCTGGTACAGTTCGCGCAGATGGGTTCCATATATATGGAGAGTGTAATGGGAATCGAAAACCCGAGGGTCGCCATCGTAAATATTGGGGCGGAAGAAGAAAAGGGAAATGCGCTTGTGAAGGAGACGTTTCCGCTGCTGAAGGACTGCCGGCATATCAATTTTATTGGAAGTATTGAGGCGCGGGACATTCCGGCGGGATATGCAGATGTTATTGTCTGCGAAGCATTTGTCGGCAACGTGATCCTGAAACTGTATGAAGGTGTGGGAGCGACGTTGATTTCGAAGGTGAAAGAAGGCATGATGACTACCCTGAGAAGCAAGATAGGAGCACTTCTTGTAAAACCGGCATTGAAAACGACGTTGAAGGCATTTGATGCCAGCCAGTATGGCGGAGCACCTCTGCTGGGATTAAAAGGTCTGGTCGTAAAAACGCATGGCAGCTCCAAATCAATGGAATTTTGTAACTCTATTCTTCAATGTATCCAGTTTAAGTCTGAGAATATAAGCGGAAAAATTCAGGAGCATATCGCGGAAGTGTAA
- the rpmF gene encoding 50S ribosomal protein L32 gives MSICPKNKTSKARRDKRRANWKMSAPNLVKCSKCGELMMPHRVCKACGSYNKKEIITMD, from the coding sequence ATGTCCATCTGTCCAAAAAATAAAACATCAAAAGCCAGAAGAGATAAGAGAAGAGCAAACTGGAAAATGAGTGCTCCGAACCTGGTGAAATGCAGCAAATGCGGAGAACTGATGATGCCTCATCGTGTATGTAAGGCATGCGGGTCCTATAATAAAAAAGAAATCATTACTATGGACTAA
- the ftsY gene encoding signal recognition particle-docking protein FtsY encodes MAGEKQGFFKRLVSGLSKTRDNIVSGIDSIFSGFSSIDEDFYEEIEEILVLGDIGINTTNAIIENLKQQVKEKKIKEPSECKQLLIDSIKQQMDVGETAYEFESRKSVVLVIGVNGVGKTTSVGKLAGKLKDQNKKVVLAAADTFRAAAGEQLTEWAHRAGVEIIGGQQGADPAAVVFDAVQAAKARDADILLCDTAGRLHNKKNLMEELKKIYRILEREYPEAFLETLVVLDGTTGQNALAQAKQFAEVANVTGIILTKLDGTAKGGIAVAIQSELDIPVKYIGVGETIDDLQKFDSSEFVNALFHKNDDN; translated from the coding sequence ATGGCAGGAGAAAAACAAGGATTTTTCAAACGTCTGGTGAGTGGATTATCCAAAACCAGAGACAATATTGTATCCGGGATTGATTCTATTTTCAGTGGCTTTTCCAGTATTGATGAGGATTTTTATGAAGAGATCGAAGAAATTCTCGTGCTGGGAGACATTGGTATCAATACCACAAATGCGATCATTGAAAACCTGAAACAGCAGGTTAAGGAAAAAAAGATCAAGGAACCATCGGAATGTAAGCAACTGCTGATCGACAGTATCAAACAGCAGATGGATGTAGGCGAGACGGCATATGAATTTGAAAGCAGAAAGTCGGTGGTGCTGGTCATCGGAGTAAACGGTGTTGGCAAAACGACCTCCGTCGGAAAACTGGCCGGAAAATTAAAGGATCAGAATAAAAAAGTTGTTCTGGCTGCGGCGGATACCTTCCGGGCTGCAGCGGGAGAGCAGCTGACGGAATGGGCGCACCGCGCGGGTGTTGAGATCATCGGTGGACAGCAGGGTGCGGACCCGGCTGCCGTTGTGTTCGATGCCGTACAGGCAGCAAAGGCGAGAGATGCGGATATTCTGCTGTGTGATACGGCAGGCCGCCTGCACAATAAAAAGAATCTGATGGAAGAATTGAAAAAAATATACCGGATTCTGGAGCGTGAATACCCGGAGGCCTTTCTGGAGACCCTGGTTGTGCTGGATGGTACAACGGGTCAGAACGCGCTTGCGCAGGCGAAGCAGTTTGCGGAGGTGGCAAATGTCACAGGAATTATTCTGACGAAGCTGGACGGGACCGCCAAAGGCGGGATCGCTGTTGCGATTCAGTCAGAACTTGATATTCCGGTGAAATATATCGGTGTGGGCGAAACGATTGATGATCTTCAGAAGTTTGATTCTTCAGAATTTGTCAATGCACTGTTTCACAAAAATGATGATAATTAG
- the smc gene encoding chromosome segregation protein SMC, translating to MYLKSIEIQGFKSFANKICFEFHNGITGIVGPNGSGKSNVGDAVRWVLGEQSAKQLRGGNMQDVIFSGTENRKPLGFASVAITLDNSDHKLDIEYEEVTVTRRLYRSGESEYLLNGAACRLKDINELFYDTGIGKEGYSIIGQGQIDKILSGKPEERRELFDEAAGIVKFKRRKNTALKKLAEEQQNLVRVNDILSELTRQLGPLSRQSETARIYIKKREELKNFEVSMFLSELEHSGEQLNQIDNKYRIADEELKAAAREFEQTKTEYETLEHEMEVLDEKIEQTREASGSSALLKQQLEGQRNVLKEQINTARLNDEHHQNRVDAIESELCRHEEEAGKCLKEKDDVLAEKMKSECRQKEKEEALKSLQEEIEAVSRNVEDGKGRIIEMLNKRASTKGKVQRYDAMLEQIQIRKSELNQRYIQTKSEESQQKELEVTYQTQYEKITAGVEEMSREQKRLEQEVASIQQQLAEQNRQMEVGQTAYHREASRLESLKNLTERYDGYGNSIRRVMEQKQKHPGIRGVVADLIQTEKKYETAVETALGGSIQNIVTDDEHTAKSMIDFLKKNRYGRATFLPLTTVRGGASFPKPEALREEGVIGLAHTLVKTESRYESLIEYLLGRTLVVDHIDHAIALGKKYRHSLRMVTLEGESFSPGGSMTGGAFKNSSNLLGRRRELEELEHNVKTLRREMDEMQQVIEENRSKRNVLRDTIMEMSERIQEQCILQNTARMNLEQTREKLTQTETGYAQLKNEQSELSAQIKEINDSSAAIGRELDDLKILEERIQEEISAGQEQADALRRTEEQAVGELETAHLEYAQLKQKEEFLDQTLGRIHREEVTLREELTKIRETMNQGSGQMAEIEQRIAKMEQEIEEAACKTELFEQKTKNYNIEKEKMSRSHKAFFEKRDELSQKMNLLDKECFRLNNQKEKLEESREARINYMWEEYEVTPGTAASLVTGEIPERGDLRKDIAACKEEIRKLGPVNVNAIEDYKELKERHEFLESQHHDLVEAEATLLNIIDELEAGMRKQFAEKFEEIRKEFDRVFKQLFGGGKGTLELMDDEDVLEAGIRIISQPPGKKLQNMMQLSGGEKALTAIALLFAIQNLKPSPFCLLDEIEAALDDSNVTRFAQYLHKLTKNTQFIIITHRRGTMTAADRLYGITMQEKGVSTLVSVNLIENDLDK from the coding sequence ATGTATTTAAAGAGCATTGAAATCCAGGGATTTAAGTCGTTTGCAAATAAAATATGTTTTGAATTTCACAACGGAATCACAGGAATCGTGGGTCCGAATGGAAGTGGAAAAAGTAATGTCGGAGATGCGGTTCGCTGGGTGCTGGGAGAGCAGAGTGCAAAGCAGCTTCGCGGCGGGAATATGCAGGATGTGATTTTTTCAGGAACAGAAAACAGGAAACCGCTCGGTTTTGCGTCGGTTGCGATCACGCTGGACAATTCCGATCATAAGCTTGATATAGAATATGAAGAGGTTACGGTCACAAGAAGGCTGTACCGGTCAGGCGAGAGTGAATATCTGCTGAATGGTGCTGCGTGCAGGCTGAAAGATATCAATGAGCTGTTTTATGACACAGGTATTGGAAAAGAAGGGTATTCCATCATCGGCCAGGGCCAGATCGATAAGATCTTAAGCGGAAAACCTGAGGAGCGCAGGGAATTATTTGATGAGGCTGCAGGCATTGTAAAGTTTAAGCGCAGGAAAAATACAGCTTTAAAAAAACTGGCAGAAGAACAGCAGAATCTTGTCCGTGTCAATGATATCTTAAGTGAGCTGACCAGGCAGCTGGGACCGTTGTCCAGACAATCTGAGACGGCGCGTATTTATATCAAAAAGAGAGAAGAACTGAAAAATTTTGAGGTCAGCATGTTTCTCTCGGAGCTGGAACACAGCGGTGAACAGCTGAACCAGATCGATAATAAGTATCGTATTGCGGATGAAGAACTGAAGGCGGCGGCGCGTGAATTTGAACAGACCAAGACTGAATATGAGACATTGGAACACGAGATGGAGGTTCTCGACGAAAAGATCGAACAGACCAGAGAGGCATCGGGAAGCAGCGCACTTTTAAAACAGCAGCTGGAGGGTCAGCGCAATGTATTAAAAGAACAGATCAATACGGCACGTCTGAACGATGAACACCATCAGAACCGTGTGGATGCCATCGAGAGTGAGCTTTGCAGGCATGAAGAGGAAGCCGGGAAATGTCTGAAGGAGAAAGATGATGTTCTGGCTGAAAAAATGAAATCTGAGTGCCGGCAGAAGGAAAAAGAAGAAGCGTTAAAAAGCCTGCAGGAGGAGATTGAGGCTGTCAGCAGAAATGTGGAAGACGGCAAGGGCAGGATCATTGAGATGCTGAACAAAAGAGCGTCCACCAAAGGCAAGGTGCAGCGCTATGATGCCATGCTGGAACAGATCCAGATCCGAAAATCAGAATTGAACCAGCGTTACATACAGACGAAAAGTGAAGAGAGCCAACAGAAGGAACTGGAAGTCACGTATCAGACGCAGTATGAGAAAATCACAGCGGGAGTCGAGGAGATGAGCCGCGAACAGAAACGTCTGGAACAGGAAGTTGCGTCAATCCAACAGCAGCTGGCCGAACAGAACCGCCAGATGGAGGTCGGCCAGACAGCGTACCACAGAGAAGCTTCGCGTCTGGAGTCCCTGAAAAATCTAACCGAACGGTATGACGGCTACGGCAACAGTATCCGCAGGGTGATGGAACAAAAACAAAAACATCCGGGAATCCGCGGAGTTGTGGCTGACCTGATCCAGACGGAGAAGAAATATGAGACTGCAGTGGAGACTGCTCTTGGCGGCAGTATTCAAAATATCGTCACGGATGATGAGCACACTGCGAAGTCCATGATTGACTTTTTGAAAAAGAACAGATACGGACGCGCGACATTCCTCCCGCTGACAACAGTAAGAGGAGGCGCCTCTTTTCCAAAGCCGGAAGCGCTCCGTGAAGAGGGGGTCATAGGGCTTGCGCATACGCTGGTAAAGACGGAGTCCAGATATGAATCGCTGATCGAGTATCTGCTCGGCAGGACGCTGGTTGTGGACCATATCGATCATGCGATCGCGCTGGGGAAAAAATACAGGCATTCTCTCAGAATGGTGACCCTGGAGGGAGAATCCTTTAGTCCGGGCGGTTCCATGACAGGCGGGGCTTTTAAAAACAGCAGCAACCTGCTTGGACGACGCCGTGAGCTGGAAGAGCTTGAACATAATGTGAAAACCCTCAGGCGTGAGATGGATGAGATGCAGCAGGTGATCGAGGAGAACCGCAGCAAAAGAAATGTTCTGCGCGACACTATCATGGAAATGTCGGAACGCATCCAGGAACAGTGCATTCTTCAGAATACAGCAAGAATGAATCTGGAACAGACACGGGAAAAACTGACACAGACGGAAACGGGATATGCTCAGCTGAAAAACGAACAGTCTGAGCTGAGTGCACAGATTAAGGAAATCAATGACAGCAGTGCTGCAATCGGACGTGAACTGGACGACCTGAAAATTCTGGAAGAACGCATTCAGGAAGAAATATCTGCAGGTCAGGAACAGGCAGATGCCCTGCGGAGAACAGAAGAACAGGCTGTCGGGGAACTTGAAACCGCCCACCTTGAATACGCACAGCTGAAACAAAAAGAAGAATTTCTGGATCAGACACTTGGTAGGATTCATCGGGAAGAGGTTACACTCAGGGAAGAGCTGACAAAGATTCGTGAGACCATGAATCAGGGAAGCGGGCAGATGGCTGAGATAGAACAGCGGATCGCCAAAATGGAGCAGGAGATCGAAGAGGCTGCCTGCAAGACAGAACTGTTTGAACAGAAGACGAAAAATTATAATATAGAAAAAGAGAAGATGAGCAGGAGTCATAAAGCGTTCTTTGAAAAGCGGGATGAACTTTCGCAGAAAATGAACCTTCTGGATAAAGAGTGTTTTCGTCTGAATAACCAGAAAGAAAAGCTTGAAGAATCCCGTGAGGCCAGGATCAATTATATGTGGGAAGAATATGAAGTCACTCCGGGAACAGCGGCATCACTTGTCACCGGGGAAATACCGGAACGGGGAGACCTGCGAAAGGATATAGCTGCCTGCAAGGAAGAGATCCGAAAGCTGGGACCTGTGAATGTAAATGCGATCGAAGACTATAAAGAGCTGAAAGAACGGCACGAGTTTCTGGAATCACAGCACCATGACCTGGTGGAAGCGGAAGCGACGCTGCTCAATATCATAGATGAGCTGGAAGCAGGCATGCGAAAGCAGTTTGCGGAAAAATTTGAAGAAATCAGGAAAGAATTTGACAGGGTCTTCAAGCAGCTGTTCGGCGGAGGCAAGGGAACACTTGAACTGATGGATGATGAGGATGTGCTGGAAGCAGGTATCAGGATCATATCACAGCCTCCTGGAAAGAAGCTGCAGAATATGATGCAGCTGTCGGGAGGAGAGAAAGCGCTCACGGCAATCGCGCTGCTGTTTGCGATTCAGAATCTGAAACCATCCCCGTTCTGTCTGCTGGATGAAATTGAGGCCGCGCTGGACGATTCCAACGTCACACGCTTTGCCCAGTATCTTCATAAGTTGACAAAGAATACACAATTCATTATTATTACACATAGGAGAGGCACCATGACGGCCGCAGACCGCCTGTATGGAATTACGATGCAGGAGAAGGGCGTCTCGACCCTGGTGTCTGTCAATCTCATAGAAAATGATCTGGATAAGTAG